A part of Macrobrachium nipponense isolate FS-2020 chromosome 26, ASM1510439v2, whole genome shotgun sequence genomic DNA contains:
- the LOC135199782 gene encoding cuticle protein AM1199-like: protein MKFVLVLSAILAMVAAEAEPEPEAKPEPEPQFGINPYYRNSPYFYNRPYNHFARTIHDYRQNNNRGAFDYDFRTENGISAAASGRPGLRGQSNIAGTYSYQHPEGNVARVDYVADEFGYRARSPLIPPIPAHSLQQIRKAEYERARGIRWY from the exons GTCCTCGTACTGTCCGCCATTTTGGCCATGGTTGCTGCGGAGGCCGAGCCCGAACCCGAAGCCAAACCCGAACCCGAACCCCAGTTTGGCATTAACCCTTACTACCGCAATTCCCCCTACTTCTACAATAGGCCTTACAACCACTTCGCGAGGACCATCCACGACTACCGCCAGAACAACAACAGGGGCGCCTTCGACTACGACTTCCGGACCGAGAATGGAATCAGCGCCGCTGCTTCTGGAAGGCCAGGCCTCAGAGGGCAGAGCAACATCGCTGGAACCTACAG CTACCAGCATCCCGAGGGAAACGTGGCTCGCGTCGACTACGTGGCTGACGAATTCGGCTACAGGGCCCGCTCTCCCCTCATCCCTCCCATCCCCGCCCACTCCCTGCAGCAGATACGTAAAGCCGAGTATGAGCGCGCCCGTGGGATCCGCTGGTACTAG
- the LOC135200044 gene encoding cuticle protein AM1199-like: protein MQFVVVFSFLLVVVAAVPEPEAKPQFGGRPFYRPTPYSYYPHDHHARTVYDFRRNDHNGAFDYEFQTDNGIRVAASGRPGIRGQSNIVGSYSYPHPEGGVAQVNYVADEFGYRASSPLIPPIPAHSLQQIRKAEYERARGIRWF, encoded by the exons ATGCAGTTT GTCGTCgtgttttctttcttgttggtgGTTGTGGCTGCGGTTCCAGAACCGGAAGCCAAGCCTCAATTCGGAGGTAGGCCCTTCTACCGACCTACACCTTATTCCTATTACCCTCACGACCACCACGCAAGAACCGTCTACGACTTCAGGCGAAATGATCACAACGGAGCCTTCGACTACGAGTTCCAGACTGACAATGGAATCCGCGTCGCTGCCTCTGGAAGACCTGGAATCAGAGGCCAGAGCAACATCGTAGGATCCTACAG CTATCCCCATCCAGAAGGAGGCGTGGCTCAGGTGAACTACGTGGCTGACGAATTCGGCTACAGGGCCAGCTCTCCCTTGATTCCGCCCATCCCCGCCCACTCCCTCCAGCAGATACGCAAAGCTGAGTACGAGCGCGCCCGTGGGATCCGCTGGTTCTAA